The following are from one region of the Leucobacter sp. Psy1 genome:
- a CDS encoding folate-binding protein YgfZ, which produces MSPLLSLPGAIASEDLGVAAHYGSPLPEQRSLEAGNAILDLSHRGIITVGGDDRLRWLHSMTSQDLLSLRPGESAETLLLDPNGRIEHAIRFVDDGERAWLLVDEGSAGPLTDFLLRMRFAMRVEVADVSDDYAALLAFEGGTALPVLRDLESTIEWHDPWASVQRGGTQYAVGDHPGAEWSAVQSVLPRTALAPLADRVTAGDTQAAGLLALEALEIRAWRPSRAGDADDRAIPNEFDWLRTAVHLNKGCYRGQETVAKVHNIGHPPRRLALLHLDGSAGELPVSGALVYRAGESAGEKPRPVGRITRAARHYEWGGIALALLKRALPADAPLEVRGGETGADPDSPDGETIAATQEPIVPTDAGATRDLPRLKRL; this is translated from the coding sequence GTGAGTCCGTTGCTCTCCCTCCCCGGGGCGATCGCGTCAGAGGACCTCGGGGTCGCCGCGCACTACGGGTCCCCGCTGCCCGAGCAGCGCTCGCTCGAGGCCGGGAACGCGATCCTTGACCTCAGTCACCGCGGCATCATCACAGTGGGCGGCGACGATCGCCTGCGATGGCTCCACTCGATGACGAGCCAGGATCTGCTCTCGCTCCGCCCGGGCGAGAGCGCTGAGACGTTGCTGCTGGACCCGAACGGTCGTATCGAGCACGCGATCCGTTTCGTCGATGACGGCGAGCGCGCATGGTTGCTGGTGGACGAGGGGTCGGCGGGTCCGCTGACGGACTTCCTTCTTCGCATGCGGTTCGCGATGCGGGTCGAGGTGGCGGACGTCAGTGACGACTACGCCGCGCTGCTCGCATTCGAGGGGGGTACCGCTCTCCCGGTGCTGCGTGACCTCGAGTCGACGATCGAGTGGCACGACCCGTGGGCCTCGGTGCAGCGGGGCGGCACGCAGTACGCCGTCGGCGACCACCCGGGCGCCGAGTGGTCGGCCGTGCAAAGCGTTCTCCCGCGCACGGCGCTCGCGCCCCTTGCCGATCGGGTGACCGCAGGCGATACGCAGGCAGCGGGATTGCTGGCGCTCGAGGCGCTCGAGATCCGCGCGTGGCGTCCGAGCCGCGCCGGCGACGCCGACGATCGGGCGATTCCGAACGAGTTCGACTGGCTTCGTACCGCCGTGCACCTCAACAAGGGGTGCTACCGCGGCCAGGAGACAGTGGCCAAGGTCCACAACATCGGCCACCCGCCGCGCAGGCTCGCGCTGCTCCACCTCGACGGCTCTGCGGGTGAGCTGCCGGTGTCCGGCGCACTCGTCTACCGCGCCGGCGAGTCCGCTGGGGAGAAGCCGCGTCCGGTCGGACGGATCACGCGTGCGGCGCGTCACTACGAGTGGGGCGGCATCGCGCTCGCCCTGCTGAAACGGGCGCTGCCCGCCGACGCGCCACTGGAGGTGCGCGGCGGCGAGACGGGTGCGGACCCTGATTCACCGGATGGGGAGACCATCGCGGCAACGCAGGAGCCGATCGTGCCGACCGACGCGGGTGCGACGCGTGATCTTCCTCGGCTGAAGCGCCTCTGA
- a CDS encoding response regulator transcription factor, with protein MNGQPGRAAKGGTLVRLLCLTDRDPADSLPALGLLAHEVSTSPLSVRVSASACSRFDAVLIDGSLDPRRARAACIGLRETGRVATVLVIAETALAALTPEWGINEFLLPTANPAEVETRLRLLSIMESSVPDRPNVITTAGVTIDEANFTARVQRRTLDLTYKEFELLHYLAANPGRVFTREQLLSEVWGTDYFGGTRTVDVHVRRLRAKLGDHEALISTVRGVGYGFARARDAISESDGEGEQ; from the coding sequence GTGAACGGCCAGCCGGGCCGCGCAGCGAAGGGAGGAACCCTGGTGCGTCTGCTCTGCCTCACCGACCGGGATCCAGCCGACAGTCTTCCGGCACTGGGCCTCTTGGCCCACGAAGTCAGCACCTCACCACTATCGGTACGTGTCAGCGCTTCGGCGTGCTCGCGTTTCGATGCGGTACTCATCGATGGCAGCCTCGATCCCCGCCGCGCGCGCGCGGCATGCATTGGGCTTCGCGAGACGGGACGTGTCGCCACGGTCCTCGTCATCGCCGAGACCGCGCTCGCGGCGCTCACCCCGGAGTGGGGGATCAACGAATTCCTCCTGCCCACCGCCAACCCGGCCGAGGTCGAGACGCGGCTCCGCCTCCTCTCGATCATGGAGTCCTCGGTTCCGGATCGTCCGAACGTGATCACGACCGCGGGCGTGACGATCGACGAGGCCAACTTCACGGCGCGAGTCCAGCGCCGCACGCTCGACCTCACCTACAAGGAGTTCGAGCTGCTCCACTACCTCGCGGCGAACCCGGGCAGGGTCTTCACGCGCGAGCAGCTGCTCAGCGAGGTGTGGGGCACCGATTACTTCGGCGGCACGCGCACCGTCGACGTCCACGTGCGGCGTCTCCGCGCCAAGCTCGGCGACCACGAGGCGCTCATCAGCACCGTTCGCGGGGTCGGATACGGATTCGCTCGTGCGCGCGATGCAATCTCGGAGAGCGACGGAGAGGGCGAGCAGTGA
- the mshD gene encoding mycothiol synthase: MTRIEAEFSGAEHAAPDTAALADVRAVVAAAEAHDDRPPVSDQAMVAAAQGRRLVARFTAALEGEELPRPAAVGIVGDGEIDLVVHPDARGRGIGSAALARLLEGATMPVKAWSHGVNPAADALLQRAGFSPVRELLRMTLDPALLPHGDPIEAPDWLSITPHTSGSAVEAAAWVAVNAAAFADHPEQGAMTLDDFAALTREEWFDAADLLLAFDSRGDGAERPAAFAWVKTVVTPASQTALGGTECELYALGVHPDEAGAGLGRILLDRALRRMAEHDPDRISLYVDGDNERAVRLYERTGFTVDQRSRQWVKENGRHE; the protein is encoded by the coding sequence GTGACGCGGATCGAAGCCGAGTTCTCGGGAGCTGAGCACGCCGCGCCCGACACGGCGGCGCTCGCAGACGTGCGTGCCGTCGTCGCGGCGGCAGAGGCCCACGACGACAGGCCCCCCGTCTCCGACCAGGCGATGGTCGCGGCGGCTCAGGGCCGACGCCTCGTCGCCAGATTCACGGCCGCGCTCGAGGGCGAGGAACTCCCCCGGCCCGCTGCCGTCGGTATCGTCGGCGATGGCGAGATCGACCTCGTGGTCCACCCGGATGCGCGGGGGCGGGGCATCGGCTCCGCCGCACTCGCTCGTCTGCTGGAGGGTGCGACGATGCCGGTCAAGGCGTGGTCCCACGGGGTGAATCCCGCCGCCGACGCGCTGCTGCAGCGCGCCGGGTTCTCGCCGGTCCGCGAACTCCTCCGGATGACCCTCGATCCCGCGCTCCTCCCCCACGGCGACCCCATCGAGGCGCCCGACTGGCTCAGTATTACCCCGCACACCTCGGGCAGCGCCGTCGAGGCCGCCGCGTGGGTGGCGGTCAACGCCGCGGCATTCGCGGACCACCCGGAGCAGGGCGCGATGACGCTCGACGATTTCGCAGCACTCACCCGCGAGGAGTGGTTCGACGCGGCAGATCTGCTGCTCGCCTTCGACTCCCGAGGCGACGGCGCGGAACGTCCAGCCGCATTCGCCTGGGTGAAGACGGTGGTGACGCCCGCCTCGCAGACAGCGCTCGGGGGCACCGAGTGCGAGCTCTATGCGCTCGGCGTGCACCCCGATGAGGCAGGCGCCGGGCTCGGCAGGATCCTGCTGGATCGCGCGCTGCGGCGCATGGCCGAGCACGACCCCGACCGGATCAGTCTGTACGTCGACGGCGACAACGAGCGCGCCGTGCGTCTCTACGAGCGCACGGGGTTCACGGTGGATCAACGCAGTCGGCAATGGGTGAAGGAGAATGGACGCCATGAGTGA
- a CDS encoding RNA degradosome polyphosphate kinase: MSDVTRAIEDLPGDRYIDRELSWLAFNQRVLELAEDPEVPLLERANFLAIFASNLDEFFMVRVAGLKRRIVTGLAVPTNVGRAPTDVLADINRTAHQLQLRHARCFAEQVRPALGEAGVHIADWSTLDAADRHVLTEYYERHIYPILMPLAVDPAHPFPYISGRALNLSIRVRNPRTDKVEFARLKVPQMIPRYIRVDRRESVDDVRFVALEDLIANQLDGLFPGMEVIDHHVFRVTRNEDVEIEEDETENLIQALEKELLRRRFGPPIRLEISDDMDETTLELLVREFDIDEQQVYTLPAPLDLNGLFALTKLNRTDLKFKPHVPVTAPPFRPNSPSERPDTFRAIARREVLVHHPYESFSTSVQAFVEQAATDPDVLAIKQTLYRTSGDSPIVAALIKAAEAGKQVLALVEIKARFDEEANITWARKLEQAGVHVVYGLVGLKTHCKLVQVIRDEGGRLTHYCHIGTGNYNPKTSRIYEDMGLFTTSPEVGRDVTKLFNVLSGYAIETQYDRLLVAPQRLREGLLERIEREAEHARAGRPSGIKFKANSMVDEGIIDALYRASQAGVPVDIWVRGICAIRAGVPGLSENIRARSILGRYLEHSRIYSFENDGDPEVYIGSADLMHRNLNRRIEVLVRLEDRDHLARIERLWDLAFSDEVSAWHLLEDGTWQRRERDEAGTILPALQDLVFADRAEVRPRGSR; this comes from the coding sequence ATGAGTGACGTGACGCGAGCCATCGAGGATCTCCCCGGAGACCGGTACATCGACCGCGAGCTCAGCTGGCTCGCCTTTAACCAGCGGGTCCTCGAACTGGCCGAGGATCCGGAAGTCCCGCTGCTCGAGCGGGCGAACTTCCTGGCCATCTTCGCGTCGAACCTCGACGAGTTCTTCATGGTCCGCGTGGCCGGCCTCAAGCGCCGCATCGTGACGGGTCTCGCGGTCCCGACGAACGTCGGTCGCGCTCCGACGGACGTGCTGGCCGACATCAACCGCACCGCCCATCAGCTGCAGCTGCGGCATGCCCGCTGCTTCGCGGAGCAGGTTCGCCCCGCTCTCGGCGAAGCCGGGGTGCACATCGCCGACTGGTCGACGCTCGACGCGGCGGATCGGCACGTGCTGACGGAATACTACGAACGGCACATCTACCCGATCCTCATGCCGCTCGCCGTAGATCCGGCTCACCCGTTCCCGTACATCTCCGGGCGGGCGCTCAACCTCTCGATCCGCGTGCGGAACCCGCGCACCGACAAGGTCGAGTTCGCCAGGCTCAAGGTCCCGCAAATGATCCCCAGGTACATCCGCGTGGATCGCCGGGAGTCAGTCGACGACGTCCGCTTCGTCGCACTCGAGGACCTCATCGCCAATCAGCTCGATGGGCTGTTCCCCGGCATGGAGGTGATCGATCACCACGTCTTCCGCGTGACGCGGAATGAGGACGTGGAGATCGAGGAGGACGAGACCGAGAATCTGATCCAGGCGCTCGAGAAGGAGCTGCTGCGTCGTCGATTCGGCCCGCCGATCCGCCTCGAGATCTCCGACGACATGGATGAGACCACGCTCGAACTGCTCGTGCGCGAGTTCGATATCGACGAGCAGCAGGTCTACACCCTCCCGGCGCCGCTCGACCTCAACGGGCTCTTCGCTCTGACGAAGCTCAATCGCACCGACCTCAAGTTCAAGCCCCACGTGCCGGTCACCGCTCCGCCGTTCCGCCCGAACTCCCCGAGCGAGCGGCCGGACACGTTCCGGGCCATCGCCCGCCGCGAAGTGCTCGTGCACCACCCGTACGAGTCGTTCTCGACGAGCGTGCAAGCATTCGTCGAACAGGCCGCGACCGACCCGGACGTGCTCGCCATCAAGCAGACGCTGTACCGCACCTCGGGTGACAGCCCGATCGTCGCGGCCCTCATCAAGGCTGCGGAGGCTGGAAAGCAGGTGCTCGCACTCGTCGAGATCAAGGCGCGATTCGATGAGGAGGCGAACATCACGTGGGCTCGCAAGCTCGAGCAGGCCGGCGTCCATGTCGTCTACGGGCTCGTCGGGCTGAAGACCCACTGCAAGCTCGTGCAGGTCATCCGCGATGAGGGCGGCCGACTGACTCACTACTGCCACATCGGCACCGGCAACTACAACCCGAAGACGAGCCGCATCTACGAGGACATGGGGCTCTTCACGACGTCCCCGGAGGTCGGGCGCGACGTCACGAAGCTCTTCAATGTGCTCTCGGGGTACGCGATCGAGACGCAGTACGATCGCCTGCTCGTCGCCCCGCAACGACTGCGCGAGGGACTGCTCGAACGCATCGAGCGCGAAGCCGAGCACGCCAGGGCCGGTCGTCCGAGCGGCATCAAGTTCAAGGCCAACTCCATGGTCGACGAGGGCATCATCGACGCGCTCTACCGCGCCAGCCAGGCGGGAGTGCCCGTCGACATCTGGGTGCGCGGCATCTGCGCGATCCGCGCGGGCGTGCCCGGGCTGTCCGAGAACATTCGCGCGCGGTCGATTCTCGGTCGCTATCTCGAGCACTCCCGCATCTACTCGTTCGAGAACGACGGCGATCCCGAGGTCTACATCGGGTCAGCCGACCTCATGCACCGCAACCTCAACCGCCGCATCGAGGTGTTGGTGAGACTCGAGGATCGCGACCACCTCGCCCGCATCGAACGCCTCTGGGACCTCGCGTTCAGCGACGAGGTGTCGGCGTGGCACCTGCTCGAGGACGGCACCTGGCAGCGCCGGGAGCGCGATGAGGCCGGGACGATCCTGCCTGCCCTTCAAGATCTCGTCTTCGCCGACCGCGCCGAAGTCCGGCCGCGGGGCAGTCGATGA
- a CDS encoding NUDIX domain-containing protein yields the protein MSAAVYAAGTVCWRRVPADDGGEDRLMVLLIHRTKQRDVSFPKGKLDPGESMQAAAVRETEEETGLRVSLGMSLGTISYDLRTGSTKTVQYWAAEVTPEIALASTFAPNGEVQALEWVPWDEVPRRLSYPADRDLFAVFTRLVDHDLLDTFSVTLLRHAKAAGRSPEYPEDRLRPLTSSGAEQAQTLVPMLAAFAPKRLYASTATRCLSTVEPLAAHLDRRVREKDALSQDTWDTGDLEGMRKLIAKIVKRGRSAVVCSHRPVLPDIAREIVLATGSVPGAYLDEATSLPPAGFSVFHLSRRRPGAGILSVETYPLKH from the coding sequence ATGAGCGCTGCGGTCTACGCGGCGGGAACCGTGTGCTGGCGACGTGTGCCTGCCGACGATGGCGGTGAGGATCGCCTCATGGTGCTCCTCATCCACCGGACGAAGCAGCGCGACGTGTCGTTTCCGAAGGGCAAGTTAGACCCGGGCGAGAGCATGCAGGCCGCGGCGGTTCGCGAGACCGAGGAGGAAACCGGACTGCGCGTCTCCCTCGGCATGAGCCTCGGCACCATCAGCTACGACCTGCGCACGGGCAGCACGAAGACCGTTCAATACTGGGCGGCCGAGGTCACCCCCGAGATCGCACTGGCATCGACGTTCGCCCCCAACGGTGAGGTGCAGGCGCTCGAGTGGGTACCGTGGGACGAGGTGCCGAGACGGCTCAGCTACCCCGCTGACCGCGACCTCTTCGCGGTCTTCACGCGCCTCGTCGACCACGATCTGCTCGACACGTTCTCGGTGACGCTGCTGAGGCACGCGAAAGCGGCCGGGCGCAGTCCCGAGTACCCCGAGGATCGTCTGCGCCCGCTCACCTCCTCCGGCGCTGAACAGGCGCAGACACTCGTGCCGATGCTCGCGGCGTTCGCCCCGAAGCGCCTCTACGCCTCTACGGCGACGCGCTGCTTGAGCACCGTTGAGCCGCTCGCCGCGCACCTCGACCGTCGCGTCCGCGAGAAGGACGCCCTGAGTCAGGACACGTGGGACACCGGCGACCTCGAGGGCATGCGGAAGCTCATCGCGAAAATCGTGAAGCGCGGCCGGTCGGCCGTGGTGTGCAGCCACCGTCCCGTCCTCCCGGATATCGCGCGTGAGATCGTCCTCGCGACCGGGAGCGTTCCCGGCGCCTATCTCGACGAGGCGACCTCGCTGCCGCCGGCCGGCTTTTCGGTGTTCCACCTTTCGCGCCGGCGTCCAGGCGCTGGGATCCTGAGCGTGGAGACCTACCCGCTCAAGCACTGA
- the pstS gene encoding phosphate ABC transporter substrate-binding protein PstS, with protein sequence MKVSPLVKTLVVGGIAALALTSCAANEGGSGDTSDSQLSGALTGSGASSQGSAQEAWGAAFQTANADVTVNYDPTGSGAGRETFQQGANAFAGSDRAFNLEEIEAGPFDACAPDSGLVEFPAYISPIALIFNVEGVDSLQLDAPTVAQIFSGEITNWNDPAIADQNPDATLPDQTISAVHRSDESGTTGNFTDYLAEAAPDDWSEGSIESWPNALGGEGAQGTSGVVEAVSNGVGTIGYADASRAGDLSTVEIKVGDEYVAYTPEAAAAVVDASEFEEGRTEHDLAIQLDRTSTEDGVYPIVLVSYLIGCEQYEDPANAELTQAYFDYIISEQGQQDAAEAAGSAPISDTLRESIQPAIDAIS encoded by the coding sequence GTGAAGGTTTCCCCCCTGGTCAAGACCCTGGTCGTCGGTGGCATCGCCGCCCTCGCACTCACCTCGTGCGCCGCGAACGAGGGCGGATCGGGCGACACGTCCGATTCCCAGCTCTCCGGCGCGCTCACCGGCTCCGGCGCATCGTCGCAGGGCTCCGCGCAGGAGGCGTGGGGCGCTGCGTTCCAGACCGCCAACGCCGACGTCACCGTCAACTACGATCCGACGGGCTCGGGCGCGGGCCGCGAGACGTTCCAGCAGGGCGCGAACGCCTTCGCCGGATCGGATCGCGCGTTCAATCTCGAGGAGATCGAGGCCGGCCCCTTCGACGCCTGCGCCCCCGACTCGGGTCTTGTGGAGTTCCCGGCCTACATCTCCCCCATCGCTCTCATCTTCAACGTCGAGGGCGTGGACTCGCTGCAGCTCGACGCCCCGACCGTCGCCCAGATCTTCTCGGGCGAGATCACCAACTGGAACGATCCGGCCATCGCAGATCAGAACCCCGATGCCACGCTGCCCGATCAGACCATCTCCGCCGTGCACCGCTCGGACGAGTCGGGCACCACCGGCAACTTCACCGACTACCTCGCCGAGGCCGCACCCGACGACTGGAGCGAGGGCTCGATCGAGAGCTGGCCGAACGCGCTCGGCGGCGAGGGTGCGCAGGGCACCTCGGGCGTCGTGGAGGCAGTCAGCAACGGCGTCGGCACGATCGGTTACGCCGACGCCTCACGCGCGGGCGACCTCAGCACCGTCGAGATCAAGGTGGGCGACGAGTACGTCGCCTACACCCCCGAGGCCGCGGCCGCCGTCGTCGACGCGTCGGAGTTCGAGGAGGGGCGCACCGAGCACGACCTCGCGATCCAGCTCGACCGGACCAGCACCGAGGACGGCGTCTACCCGATCGTCCTCGTGAGCTACCTCATCGGTTGCGAGCAGTACGAGGATCCGGCGAACGCCGAGCTGACGCAGGCCTACTTCGACTACATCATCAGCGAGCAGGGCCAGCAGGACGCGGCCGAGGCCGCAGGCAGCGCGCCGATCTCCGACACCCTCCGCGAGAGCATCCAGCCCGCGATCGACGCGATCAGCTGA
- the pstC gene encoding phosphate ABC transporter permease subunit PstC: MTTATAANTAATGKPVLSIGDRVFSRSAVFAGSMILVTLAAVAIFLIVQSVPAFFATDESASLLTSNFWAYVGPLVFGTVWAATLALVIALPISIGIALFISHYAPRKLSQVLGYIVDLLAAVPSVVYGLWGIGVLAPAVQPIYEWLNTNAGWFPLFGGTASGTGRTILTAAIVLAVMILPIMTAICREVFLQAPALHEEAALALGATRWEMIRLAVLPFGRAGIVSAAMLGLGRALGETMAVAMVLSATGVVTLNLLTSQNPSTIAANIALSFPEAYGENVNVLIATGLILFVVTLLVNALARWIISRRAEFNAAD; encoded by the coding sequence GTGACCACCGCCACCGCCGCGAACACCGCCGCCACCGGGAAGCCGGTCCTCAGCATCGGGGATCGCGTGTTCTCGCGGTCGGCGGTGTTCGCCGGCAGCATGATCCTCGTCACGCTCGCCGCCGTCGCGATCTTCCTGATCGTGCAGAGCGTGCCAGCGTTCTTCGCCACCGATGAGAGCGCATCGCTGCTCACGTCCAACTTCTGGGCCTACGTGGGACCGCTCGTGTTCGGCACGGTGTGGGCGGCGACCCTCGCGCTGGTCATCGCGCTCCCGATCTCCATCGGCATCGCGCTCTTCATCTCGCACTACGCCCCACGCAAGCTCTCGCAGGTGCTCGGCTACATCGTCGATCTACTGGCGGCGGTACCGAGCGTCGTCTACGGTCTCTGGGGCATCGGCGTGCTCGCTCCTGCGGTGCAGCCGATCTACGAGTGGCTGAACACGAACGCCGGCTGGTTCCCGCTGTTCGGGGGAACCGCATCGGGCACTGGCCGCACGATCCTCACCGCGGCGATCGTGCTGGCAGTGATGATCCTGCCGATCATGACGGCGATCTGCCGCGAGGTCTTCTTGCAAGCACCCGCCCTGCACGAGGAGGCCGCGCTCGCCCTCGGCGCCACCCGGTGGGAGATGATTCGGCTCGCCGTGCTCCCCTTCGGCCGCGCCGGCATCGTCTCCGCCGCCATGCTCGGGCTCGGACGCGCCCTCGGTGAGACGATGGCGGTCGCCATGGTCCTCTCCGCGACGGGCGTGGTGACGCTCAACCTGCTCACCTCGCAGAACCCGTCCACCATCGCCGCGAACATCGCGCTCTCCTTCCCCGAAGCCTACGGGGAGAACGTCAACGTACTCATCGCGACCGGTCTGATCCTGTTCGTCGTCACCCTGCTCGTGAACGCCCTGGCCCGCTGGATCATCAGCCGCCGGGCCGAGTTCAACGCAGCCGACTGA
- the pstA gene encoding phosphate ABC transporter permease PstA, translating into MAIITRPVSAGSTLAGNRLPRPVPWIVLAASIAASIALFALLAAASGSAFSIVGTAVVAAILSLAVITGISASVEGRRQAVDRFITGLVTGAFLLAMVPLVSVAITVIGNGLARFDAEFFTHSMRNVTGEGGGALHAMMGTLMITLAATVISVPLGLLTSIYLVEYGRGRLARAITFFVDVMTGIPSIVAGLFAYAAFALIFGPGVRMGIIGAVALSVLMIPVVVRSSEEMLRLVPNELREAAYALGVPKWRTILKVVLPTSIAGITTGVMLAIARVIGETAPLLITAGFTASMNYNLFNDRMQSLPVYVYTQFANQGNPGWAFLERAWAAALVLILIVMLLNLLARLIARWFSPNSRR; encoded by the coding sequence ATGGCCATCATCACCCGTCCGGTCTCAGCCGGGTCAACGCTCGCGGGCAACCGCCTGCCCCGCCCCGTCCCGTGGATCGTGCTGGCCGCGAGCATCGCGGCCTCGATCGCGCTGTTCGCCCTCCTCGCCGCGGCATCCGGATCCGCCTTCAGCATCGTCGGCACCGCCGTCGTCGCGGCGATCCTGTCCCTCGCCGTCATCACGGGCATCTCCGCTTCGGTCGAGGGACGCCGTCAGGCCGTCGACCGGTTCATCACCGGACTCGTGACCGGGGCCTTCCTCCTCGCGATGGTGCCCCTCGTGTCGGTCGCCATCACGGTGATCGGCAACGGGCTCGCCCGCTTCGACGCGGAGTTCTTCACCCACTCGATGCGCAACGTCACCGGCGAGGGCGGCGGCGCCCTGCACGCCATGATGGGCACCCTGATGATCACGCTCGCGGCGACGGTCATCTCGGTGCCGCTCGGGTTGCTCACCTCCATCTACCTCGTCGAATACGGACGCGGCCGTCTCGCTCGAGCCATCACCTTCTTCGTCGACGTCATGACCGGCATCCCGTCGATCGTCGCCGGACTCTTCGCATACGCGGCCTTCGCCCTCATCTTCGGTCCTGGCGTCCGGATGGGCATCATCGGCGCGGTCGCCCTCTCTGTGCTGATGATCCCCGTCGTCGTGCGCTCGAGTGAGGAGATGCTGCGCCTCGTCCCGAACGAGCTGCGCGAGGCCGCCTACGCACTCGGCGTGCCGAAATGGCGCACCATCCTGAAGGTGGTCCTGCCCACGTCGATCGCCGGTATCACGACCGGCGTCATGCTCGCCATCGCCCGCGTCATCGGCGAGACGGCTCCACTCCTCATCACCGCGGGCTTCACCGCGTCGATGAACTACAACCTCTTCAACGATCGGATGCAGTCGCTGCCCGTCTACGTCTACACCCAGTTCGCGAACCAGGGGAATCCGGGGTGGGCGTTCCTCGAGCGGGCGTGGGCTGCCGCGCTCGTGCTGATCCTGATCGTCATGCTCCTGAACCTGCTGGCCAGGCTCATCGCCCGCTGGTTCTCCCCTAACTCGCGCAGGTAG
- the pstB gene encoding phosphate ABC transporter ATP-binding protein PstB: MSKRIEVSDLNVYYSKFLAVEDVTIDIEPRSVTAFIGPSGCGKSTFLRTLNRMHEVIPGARVEGSVLLDGENLYGPGVDPVLVRRQIGMVFQRPNPFPTMSIRENVLAGVRLNNRSISKSDADALVEQSLSGANLWNEVKDRLDKPGSGLSGGQQQRLCIARAIAVSPDVLLMDEPCSALDPISTLAIEDLIDELKQQYTIVIVTHNMQQASRVSDRTAFFNIAGTGKPGKLIEYGDTRKIFSAPSVKATEDYVSGRFG; this comes from the coding sequence ATGTCGAAGCGCATCGAAGTCTCAGACCTCAACGTCTACTACTCGAAGTTCCTCGCCGTCGAAGACGTGACCATCGACATTGAACCGCGCAGCGTCACGGCGTTCATCGGCCCCTCGGGTTGCGGCAAGTCCACCTTCCTGCGCACGCTGAACCGCATGCACGAGGTGATTCCCGGTGCTCGCGTCGAAGGATCGGTGCTGCTCGACGGCGAGAACCTCTACGGACCGGGAGTCGACCCGGTGCTCGTCCGCCGTCAGATCGGCATGGTGTTCCAGCGCCCGAACCCCTTCCCGACCATGTCGATCCGAGAGAATGTGCTCGCCGGCGTGCGCCTCAACAACCGGTCGATCTCGAAGTCCGACGCCGACGCCCTGGTCGAGCAGTCCTTGTCTGGGGCGAACCTCTGGAACGAGGTGAAGGATCGTCTCGACAAGCCCGGGTCCGGCCTGTCCGGCGGTCAGCAGCAGCGCCTCTGCATCGCACGCGCCATCGCCGTCTCCCCCGACGTGCTACTCATGGACGAGCCCTGCTCGGCGCTCGACCCGATCTCCACGCTCGCCATCGAAGATCTCATCGACGAACTCAAGCAGCAGTACACGATCGTTATCGTCACCCACAACATGCAGCAGGCATCCCGCGTCTCCGACCGCACCGCGTTCTTCAACATCGCGGGCACGGGCAAGCCCGGCAAGCTCATCGAGTACGGCGATACCCGAAAGATCTTCTCCGCACCGTCCGTGAAGGCGACCGAGGACTACGTCTCCGGGCGCTTCGGGTAG
- a CDS encoding SRPBCC family protein yields the protein MPRDRGSADLEIDLPLHDVFEPWLRCETYPLFIAAAVEVVQLSSTVFRWNVAFEGRELEFDAMILERLTQRRLAWRSLGPRVHAGSVSFEALGERRTRVALLMEWDHRLLTGTVPRQALTCDARVRADLDAFARMLHAGSLGQVPPRVIG from the coding sequence ATGCCGCGAGACCGAGGGTCTGCCGATCTGGAGATCGACCTGCCGCTGCACGACGTCTTCGAGCCGTGGCTGCGGTGCGAGACCTATCCGCTCTTCATCGCCGCTGCGGTCGAGGTCGTTCAGCTGAGCAGCACGGTGTTCCGCTGGAATGTCGCATTCGAGGGGAGGGAGCTGGAGTTCGACGCGATGATCCTGGAGCGGCTCACGCAACGCCGGCTGGCCTGGCGCAGTTTGGGTCCGCGCGTGCACGCCGGCTCGGTGTCGTTCGAGGCCCTCGGCGAGCGCCGCACGCGAGTCGCGCTCTTGATGGAGTGGGACCACCGCCTGCTGACCGGCACGGTACCGAGACAGGCTCTCACCTGCGATGCGCGAGTGCGCGCAGACCTCGACGCCTTCGCGCGGATGCTGCATGCGGGGTCTCTCGGACAAGTCCCGCCCCGGGTGATCGGCTGA